A portion of the Haemorhous mexicanus isolate bHaeMex1 chromosome 3, bHaeMex1.pri, whole genome shotgun sequence genome contains these proteins:
- the MAP1LC3C gene encoding microtubule-associated proteins 1A/1B light chain 3C, giving the protein MRAAAGAQPDRPFKLRKSLATRREEVAGIRAKFPTKIPVIVERYHKEKYLPLLDKTKFLVPEELTMAQFITIIRSRMALTATQAFYLLVNNKSLASMSLTMAEVYRDYKDEDGFVYMTYASQEMFGCLLPTAQGKTVECFQKI; this is encoded by the exons ATGCGGGCGGCAGCCGGGGCGCAGCCGGATCGGCCCTTCAAGCTCAGGAAGAGTCTCG CCACCCGGCGGGAAGAAGTAGCGGGGATCCGAGCCAAGTTCCCGACAAAAATCCCG GTAATTGTTGAGAGATACCATAAAGAGAAATACCTTCCTCTCTTGGACAAAACCAAGTTTCTGGTTCCCGAGGAGCTGACCATGGCACAGTTCATAACCATCATCAG AAGCAGGATGGCTCTGACAGCTACACAAGCTTTCTACCTGCTGGTGAACAACAAAAGCCTAGCCAGTATGTCCTTGACAATGGCAGAAGTGTACAGGGACTACAAAGATGAAGATGGCTTTGTGTATATGACCTATGCTTCCCAGGAGATGTTTGGATGCTTATTACCCACTGCCCAAGGGAAAACTGTGGAATGCTTTCAGAAAATCTAA